The Alosa sapidissima isolate fAloSap1 chromosome 8, fAloSap1.pri, whole genome shotgun sequence genome segment GTAAGTTGTTTGTTTCTGAAATATAGAAATATTTTTGACACAGGAATGTATCATTCAAAGATGCATCAGTTGACTCTTCAATTAGGTTGAATTTGGatttaaaactttttttaaaaggGCTGTGATAGCGGGCTAGTATCTAGCAGACACTCAATAGCTTATGATTCAACACCATGCAgtggtaaaaaaaaagctatGGCTATGATTGCAATGAGTTTCCCACCGTGGCTTTTCTGATGATCTACCTGCAGACACGGGCTGTGTTGTGCGAGGCCAGTGGTGTAGTCGACCCTCTGAAGATCGGGACAAAGCCTCACAGTGTCTCTTTCAAGAACGAGAACCTCAGAGGCATGACAAGCCTGGTGAGTCTCCACGTCTTCTAGATCcggcacactcacacgcacgttTCTCTGCCACCATTTAcagccacagtgtgtgtgcgtatgtgtgtgcgtgtgtgtgtgcgtgcgtgtgtgtgtgtgcgtgtgcgtgtgtatgtatgtgtgtgtctgtgtgtctgtgtatgacaaATATAATCCCCTATTGCAGTGTAAGCTGTCCTATGTGAAGAGTGTGTGGCTGATCTCAGTATTGTGTGTACAGGACTGTAAGACTGTCAAATGTGCATCTATAAAATGCGTGATCAAGGACATGACTGAAAAGAGTCACTATTTCGTCAACATCACAGCGAGGATTTGGAACGGAACCTTCGCTTCTGTGAGAGCTTAACTTCTGCCTATGCATTCAATTATATATCTATTGTATGGATATGTATATGGATATATGATATGTGCCTGTGATTGTATACTGCTTAactaattgtttttgtttgtttgttggttggtCATGAACGTACATGTATATTCATCCAGTCAAGTTTCCAGACCTTGGAGCTCACAGCCACCTCTGAGATTGAAACCTCACAGCCAGATTTGCTCATCATTGGGCTGAAAAAAGCAGTGGTGAAGCTTACTTTCTGGCACAAACCATCCTGTTAAGCTCTTAAACTGTACATTACCCATGAACTAAACTAGTGCCTTGGTGTTAAGAGCTCGCTCTCTCCcccatcactcactcactcactcacacacacacacacacacacacacacacacacacacacactgtctataTATTTCTATCTATACAGTTTTAAAACCTTATCTTACACTCAAATCTTATCCATTCttgtctctgtctttgtgtaggCGAGCCTCACTATCAGTAAGCCAGGAGAGAAGGCAGATGTGCCAGTGGGCGTCATTGTGGGCAGTGCTATTGGAGGACTGCTCCTGCTGGCCCTTGTAGTGGGTCTGCTTTGGAAGGTGAGATCTTAACATTTTACACAAGCTTCATTTAATTGATAGAATACTTTAAAGTGACATTGTGCACATTTTCACAGTTGTATGATGTGGTTTTGTCTGTAGCAGTTTGTCTGTAGTTTAACATATTCCAATTCATTTTGATGATATATGTCACGTGAAGGAGAAGTAAATAAAGTTGTCATTCCTAGCCAGCCTACTAGTCCAGgctatttattgttttgttttaggcTTTGGGTCTGATATCATAAAAAAATGTCATAACTTCTACAGCAGGATGTCACCAAATGCAATATATCAGTTAACAAGTTAGCCACCCTTTACCAATACTATATCCACTAATGTTAGTAATGACAaggcaaatttacaaaattacaattatattatattaaatatatattttttacctAAACTTTGCATCTTCAGCAACaaagcaaatacacacacttgtaTGTATAATGCTATGTAATAATGAAGTAGTTAGATCATAGGATATAAAGTTAAAGGTGTCTTTAGGTAtttagatgcttttatccaaagcgacatgGACTTACAAAGTTTTGGATTGGGGAATGGAACCTGGGCCGACCGATTGCCAGGCGGTGACAGTACTGCTGGTCCACTCTGCCTGCTCAGATATAAGACACagagatataaaaaaaacactaactataaaagaagaaataatttaaaaaaagggaaaacattcactgttgttgttggggggggggttgtccaccgacttgttgtccctgtcaaggtcgCCATGgcctcaacaggcacagacaAGGAGGCATCGGGCAGGGGCGGTGGGgggcttagttggttggttgtaaccggggtgcagagctagagttcagtagggtgacagccgcaggaaagaagcttcggGTACGGAGCGACCTGTAACAcctcccggaggggagtggggtgaacagtctatgtttggggtgagaacagtctttaaTGATGCAGCACGCCTTACaaaagcatcgcttgccctggatggcctcaatGGAGGGGATTGAGGAACAGATGATGCGTtgagcagttttcaccaccctctgcagtgcttttcggtcttaggcagagcagttgccatgcCCAACTGTAACACAATTGGTAAGGATGCTTTtgatggtgcagcggtagaaattcaccaggatctgaggagacagatggactttctttagtctcctcagaaagaagagacacTGGTCAGCCTtgttgatcagggtagaggtgttgattgtccaagagaggtcctcagagatgtggacacccagaagcttgaagctggtgacacgctccacttcagtcccgttgatgagaatgggggtgtgtgtgctagctttagacttcctgaagtccacaatgagctctttggtcttcttggtgttaagagccaggttgttgtcagtgcaccacgatgttaTCAATGTTACCGTCTCAtcgttgttgctgatgagaccaatcactgtagtgtcgtctgcaaacttgacaatggtgttagagtcatgtacaggtgtgcagtcgtgGGTGAAGAGGGtgtagaggagagggctcagcacacatccctgtggtacgACAGTGTTTAGGAGgatggttgaggaggtgtgattatctaacctaacagactgaggtctgttggttaggaagtccagaatccagttataGAGAGAGTTATTGATGCCCACTTCAATGAGTTTGGTGACCCGTTTGGAGGGgctgatggtgttgaatgctgaactaaagtcaatgaacagcattctcacataggtgttgctattgtcaaggtgggacagaGCAGAGTGAAGTGCCGTAGAGATTGCATCCTTTGTCCTCCTGTTCTGACGGCgaattggaaggggtccagtgagGGTGGTAATCAGGTCTTGAGATGGGCCAGGACCAGCCTCttgaagcacttcatgatgatgggggtgAGTGCAACGGGGCGGAAGTCTTTAAGGCTTGTTGCAGTGGAGTGTTTTGGCACCGGCACGATGGAGGTGGTTTTAAAGCACACAGGGACAGCTGCCTGGGCTAGTGACAGATTAAATATGTCAGTCCAAACCTCagccagctgcactgcacagGCCCTTAGTATGTATCCGGGGATCAGGACCAGCAACTTTAcgtgcattagtcctgctcagtgccgCACACACATCGGTGGTGGAGAGTGTGAGTGGCTGGTGATCTGTAGAGACCACAGCCTTGATGGcctcctccttgttgtccctatcAAAGCGGCCATAGAAGTGGTTCAGCTCATCAGGCAAGGAGGTGTCAGTGACGGGGGGTAGAGTTAGTAGTTTTGTAATCTGTGATGGCCTGGATGCCTTGCCACATGCGTCGGGGGTCCAGGTTGTTCTTGAAGTGATCCTCAATCCTTAGCTTATGGTTGTGCTTGGCCTTTTTGATGCCCCTTTTCAGGTTAGCCCTGGATGAGCTATAGGCTTGAGCATCACCTGATCAGAATGTGCTGTCTCGTGCCTTCAGCAGGAGTCTGACCTCACTGTTCATCCTCCATGGCTTCTGATTAGGGAAAGTAGTCATCTGGTAAACTGTTGATGTTTGAGATGATACAGTCCAGAATGGAGGAGGCATATGACGGCATCGATGTCCGTGTAGGAGTCATGGGTGTCCTGAGTTGCGAACACTCTCCAATCAGGGTTTTCAAAACGCTGCTGAAGTGCTAAGTCAGCTCCCTCTGGCCACACTTTGACTGTCCTTACTGTTGGTTTCACACGTTTGATGAGTGCTGAATACTTGGGTAGTAGAAACAATGAGAGGTGCAGAGGGCCTCACCCTAGGCCCATATCTTGTAGATTACTGGTCATAGATTTTaaggtattatatatatatcagtgCTGGGTTCAAGAAGACTTCTTATGTACTACGTTTTATGTAGTATAAACCAAACCCAGTGTTTAACCTGTGTGTCTCTTGCAGTTTGGCTTTTTCAAGAGGAAGTACAAGCAGCTACAGAAGGAGGCGGAGGGAGAAATAGAAGCTGAGGAGGGACTTTAGTCTGTAATCCAGTGAGGACTTGCACAACCACCCAGGTGCCACTAGGGAGAGCTGTCTCCCAGGCTGTCCAAAGACATTGTTATCTTCAGCAACATTAAGCTGCTCTCTCCAAGAATGGTAACAAACTGTCAGAAGTTGTCAGATCATTTCACCATGAACTGAAGAGGAAACAGATTGCGTTGTGATGACTGTGGTTCTAATTCAAACTACTTTTTTTACTGTTGTAAACCAGGGAGGTTTGAGCTCAATTTACTGGATGTTGTTTGATCCAGtgaatttggatttttttttattgtgtattGCTATGTCTTCAGTGTGGTGCAATTTATTTCAGAGTTGATGTAATTTTCAGCAGATCTTCTATAATCCCAGTGCCTGAATTGTACATAAATAATGAAAATAGTGCAATAAATTAAAAGGGACACATTGATTCACACActgatgacaagggagatgtcTTTCTCTtggaaaagcaataataaaaaatattttaaaagatTTATGAATGTTTCTGTGCAGCATGCACACCTGCTGAGTTTTGTCTGGTCTAGACATCTGGTAtcattctccatctctgtcttagATCTTTACTATCATTACTGTCATAGCCCATCTTTTTACAAGGACATCATGTCAGATGTATCATTTTTGTATTAAAGCTGTTCACGTGATGATAACCCTGGATAAATAAAGACAGCTGAACTGCAATAATTCACATTCATGTATTAACTAGTTACAGTAAATCTCTACCTATTGGCAACAAATGATCTAGACAATTTTACAgggaaaaggtgtgtgtgtgtgagagagagagagagatagagttagAGAGGAGGTATGCTCTTTTGCATGCTGTTATCAACATTAATTGGACATCTTGATGTCGTGATGACCAGTACATGTCGGTGTAAACAAAACAGTACTTGCTACTTTACAGTACTCGTTTGAAACGTGTGGAATGCGGGTTGTACTATGCTGTGGTATAACAATGTAACTACTACAGGTAATGTTATATGACGATATGCTATGATATGCATGCACCTGCCTGGTGTAAACTGTATCCATGGCTATCGTGATGAATATTTTTGAAACTGCAATGTATCAATCCGAAACGTTCACCCAATTTAgcaaaatgagcacacaatttattaaaatgagtgcacgttttctggatatataccaaaaaatatcttgcaatgacccgTCCAGGGTTCCGTACTATAGGCTACAGTGTgctatgtgtaggcctatatttattTCGATAAACATTACATGTTTTGGCATGTATAGCCTACAATAGAAAATAGCAAAAAGCAACTTAACTACAATATAAATTAACATAAGCAATTAGTCAGGCTTTTACGTGTGCCATCCGTGCACTGACTGCTGCACGCACACTGTTGTGCCGAATACAGACTTCAATTGCACGGTTTAAGGACCCGAACGCAACGTGGAGCTTAAACTCCTTGGGGTTTAATGCACTACGTTGTGCATTAGAGGAACAACTCATTAACCGTTATCATCCATCTAAATTAGGATACAGTCAATGATCTTGTTCAATCTCGACAGAGATTTGACTGAGGCACAGCAAATCAGTGAGCCACGTTCCCTAGTAAAAAGTGTGGCGACGCTAAAGGACAGGTAGGCCTACCTAACTTAAACCATCGCCCAGAACTGTCTGATGTTTCTATCTTTTATTTACAGAGATGGGCCGAGTGATTGACACACGTTTTAAGACAAAGGCTACTAGCTTATTAAAAAAAAGTCTACAATTTAGAACTACAATTCATCTTGGAGAATGgaacctgtaggctatacttctTATTCACCTTTATCTGTTCCATGAGGACAAGTTTTCTTGGCTCAGTCTTCTTCGTCGACGTGAGCTCTTGCAGACCTTATGCATAGTTCAACTTTAGGCTACTTTCTGCTAGCGAAAGAGGGCGCTCTTACACCTGTCTATTGGCCATCAGCGATTCGGAAACAGGGATTGGATATATTTAATACCAGAGGCGAGAAAAGGCACCCAAACAACTGTCTGCGCTAATATTAGCCGAGCATGACAGTACTCTGGTCTATTCTATTCTTCTGCAAATCTCGAGTTATTTTAGAAGATTATGACTGACACATATTCTCAGGGCAGCTGGTGGGAAAAGATCAGTTATCACATGGCAGTTCATAATTCTAACAATGATGTATTCTAAGCCACTgcttgataataataataataataataataataataataataatagcatgTAATAACATGTTATTCAGATGAAGAGCTGTAGACAAGCATATGGCAATCCAATGAGAAATTGTCATGTGTTGGCTATCTATATTTTCAATAGTCtaatcagagagggttaaagccgACTCTATattaattatataattatattctGAATGCAGCTTGCTGTGCACTGCGACAGACACAGCGTCAGTTTAATGGAGATCAACTTTTTGTAGGCCTCTATAAACATCCACTGTCATCACTTGTCTATTTTCAACTATCACAGCTTGACAAACTCCACGGCTCCATTCCGCAGCTTTCGCTTGGCGTAGCCTACTTGGCGCATGATTTCTTTGAAATTGTCTGTTATCTCTGTAGTCGCTTCACGGACAGAGAACTCAACTCCCCGCGGACTACACTGGTGCCCACGAGGTTCGGGGAAAAGTTCGTACGAGAGATTGGCAAGATGTCACCTGATGGGGATAGAAAGAACTTCCAacaaactctttctctcctcccccacaGAGGAGGAGACCGCCCACCGCAGACAGTTGGCCCTAGACCCCTTCTAGACTTAAAAAGAGGTTGCATTCAGAGACAGACATTCATTCAGCACCGACACCCGTCTAAGTACATTACTTTTTGCGCTGCTTGTTTCAGCAGACTTTATATCACTTTGCCTTCACCATGTTAAGGATGCTAAGGAGACACCAGATCCACCCGGGTATGATTTTAATACTGGTCTGGCTTTGTCATTTCATTGAGGACCAGAAAGTGCAAGGTGAGTTGTTGAATTTATGATGCTCTCATCTTTGTAGTATCTTCGACTTTGTTAAGTTTATTTGTTTACGCACTGCACGTTTGGAGTGGCCATTTGATCGTTATGAGTTCCGACTATGTCTAACTTTCTGAACAATGTTGAGCAGTTCATTGTGTGAGTAGACTTGGGAAACAGGTGCGTTCAATATGGTCAGAATGAGCCTATCAAAAGAGTTTACATGATTAAAAGAGGAGTTGTTCAGAAACATAAACCATAGTGGATAGCCAGCATAAAAGATCTTACATTTAGTTTTTGGTGTTCTTTACCACGCTTGGCTCGTACAGTCACTTGAAGGACCCTGGAACTAAAATGACAGCGATACGCTTTTAGATATTTTAGATATAATTTGTTATAGCGAGCCAGGGACTTTGAAGCAATTCTACATATCTACATAGAAACCTTCATGTACGTTACTACATTCTGGCATTTTGTGTGTCAGAAGTACAGTTGTCAAAACTTGTCATTACAAATATGCCAAAGGTCTTAACCAATTGTATTAGATCCATGCAGCCTTACATTAGGTTTATGTTTTGGAGCACTCTGTCGTGGACACATGATGCACCTTGGGATATTATTAAGACCAAGTACATTGGCATAAAGTTATAAAAGTATTGTCAAGTACTTGAATCCTCGGTCTCTGCCAGAGAGAATCATCTGCGTGTTTAATTACCTTCAGATAAGTGCAAAGTTGAGTTCCGAAATGTTGCGTGACTGCGCGGTTTGTTGAATGTTTCCGCTCTGGCTGGATTCCTCTTACCGTGGCTGTGTCCAAATGTAACGTTACGAATATGACCATTGTCGATGGTGGAGTTACTTTGTAAATAAAACATTCGGCAACAGATAATGTATggatttctttctcttttttgaaCAGTTGCACATGGCGCGTCAGGGAAAAAATGTAGACTCGTCTAGACTTCGCGAACGTTGTTTGAATAGGGGCAGCAGCCTTTATAATCTCCTAGCTTTACTGTCAAAACGTCGCCGTTGTTCTCTTTGAGatctaaaaaaaaagtaattttcaAGGCATTGTATCGTCGACGTTGGGTGATCATTTCGATTTCGCCTGAGTTGTAGGCTATTGTGCCAGCTGACAGTTTACGTTCGGCTGTTCAGACAGGCTTGTGTTAAAATAGGCGCATTACGTtagaaaatcagacaaaatacCGCGGGGGAGGGGAAGAGACAGAGCTACAACTAATACAGGCTACACGTGTTGTGTCTGGGTCACTGGTTTCAGACTTTAAAGCGACTGGTATTTTCCCCCCTTTGACAGCTGGCaactgctggctgcagcaaggGAAAAACGGAAGGTGCCAGGTTCTCTACATGCCTGGGATGAACAGAGAGGAATGTTGTAGGAGTGGTAGGCTCGGAACGTCCTGGACAGAGGAGGATGTTCCCAACAGCACGCTGTTCAGGTGGATGATCTTTAACGGCGGGGCTCCCAACTGCGTACCTTGCAAAGGTAGGTCGACTTCGGTGATTTATGAAGATACATATTCTTAGCGGCGCTGGAGTCGTTGGAATATGTATTACTCATACATTACTTTACGCTATGAATGTAACAGTATAACATAGACAGTGACATAATCTGTCATTAATAAGTAATACCAAATATGTTTTGACTATAAAAGTGCGCTCTGACTGGTTTGTCCCTATATAATACTATTGCTTTGGAAACACATATGTAGAGACGTGTGACAACGTGGACTGTGGCCCGGGCAAGAGATGCAAGATGAATCGCAGGAGCAAGCCACGCTGCGTCTGTGCCCCGGATTGCTCCAACGTCACCTGGAAAGGGCCCGTGTGTGGCTCAGACGGAAAAACCTACCGCGACGAGTGCGCCCTGTTGAAATCCAAGTGTAAAGGCCACCCGGACCTGGAGGTCCAGTACCAGGGCAAATGCAAGAGTGAGTAGCTTATTTATCATCGTGTGTGCAtttggctgagagagagagagagagagagagagtgcaagagaaGGGATTACCAGTAGAGGGTAGTTGTGATGTTTAATGTTACATCATTACCTGacttagatgtgtgtgtgtgtgtgtgtgtgtgtgatgttataTGGTGAATAAAACACTTCTGCTGGATGCATTAGGCTCTTGTTATTAATAAATgggagtgatgatgatgatgatgatgatgacgaagaTGGAAGCTTACGCCtacattctctttctccctgcagAGACATGCCGTGACGTGCTTTGCCCAGGCAGCTCCACCTGCGTGGTTGACCAGACCAACAACGCCTACTGCGTGACCTGCAACCGCATTTGCCCCGAGGTCACCAGCCCGGACCAGTACCTGTGTGGCAACGATGGCATCGTCTACGCCAGTGCCTGCCACCTGCGAAGGGCCACCTGCCTGCTCGGCCGCTCCATCGGTGTGGCCTACGAGGGCAAGTGCATCAGTAAGTTGAACTTTGTCCACTTACTCGAAAGATGATTCAAACACCAAAGGGATTATTTTAATCAATAGTTGCTGATAGTTCATGTGCAACACTTTTAGTATTTGACTGGATCGCTGACTGGAACAACATTTACTGAGCTGTAAACCTTTAAAAGCGAAAGTATTTGCTTTCTGCCTAAGATTACAAAAGATTTTCTGCTGCACATCTGCAGCAGCATTACGTGAAAAAAGGCATTTTGTGAATACCTTCCAGTGTTGTTGAGATTGTTATTTGCTCAGGGAAAAGTCAAGGCCGTGTAATTAGTTCCTGATGTTGGCAAACCCAATGTTCTCACACCTCATTACAGTGTGAGCGAGTAAACCGCCAATCAGTTCAATTTCCTGTGCCatgattcattcatttcaaaccAGGCTTTCACTCATCATCATAGATTAATCTAGAGATGTCAGCATAGATACAGGAACACAGGTATCCCAAAGTCCTGACAGAGGAGGGTATCCTGTGGGTATCTTTTGAAAGGTAGCATGCATGTGTCCAGTTGGGTGACAGTctcatcttttttctctcttttctctccttcactcgTGTCTCCTGTCTCTCCGTCTCGGCAGAGGCAAAGTCGTGCGATGACATCCAGTGCAGCGCGGGGAAGAAGTGTCTGTGGGATGCCCGCATGGGCCGAGGCCGCTGCGCCCTCTGCGAAGACGCGTGCCCGGACAGTCGCTCCGAGGAGGCTGTGTGTGCCAGCGACAACACAACCTACCCCAGCGAATGCGCCATGAAGCAGGCAGCTTGCACACAGGGCGTCCTCCTGGAGGTTAAGCATTCGGGATCTTGCAATTGTAAGTAACTCTCGTGGTCCCCCTTTTAGAACCTCCATTCCCTGACTAATGGCAAAAGACTATTTCGTGCTTTCCCCCAAACCTTGCTGCttacccccacacccccacccatgTGACTCTATGCCCCTCCCCCCAAACTCCCCTAAAATAACATGGCCCACTCTCAACCTCACACCCCAAACCCCTACTACAGATATGGCAAAAGCCAAGAAAGGACTGGAGATTGGACATACTTGCGTGtccttatttttttgtttttcgttAAGTGTTATTTTGCtatgattccccccccccccccccccccccccccccccccgctggttGACATTAATTTTGCAATTTTTTTGCAAGAAAATTCATACAACGCGAGAGGATtagatgtgaaaaaaaggaCTCATGTTAGAAAGATTCGTTAAACAACTAACACAAATCTATATATATGGAGACTAACTTTTTGGAGTTGGAAAAATCGTGTTTTTAAGGCTTaggtgtttgtttctttgtaatCTCAGTAACCTGTTACATTTAACAATGGGTTGCCTTAACTTTATATGAATTTGTtgaagtgtttgtttttgtcaatTCCATCGTCGCCTTGCTAATTTCACGTTaatgttgtattttttttatgcttTTGGCTGTAAACAATCATTTCAAAATGCACTATGTGTATCACTGACATAAAAAGTGCAGCCAACGTGTATATAATCAAACATACAGATGCATCTATTCATGAATATGCCTAAGGTGATTGTAACATTGGTGCCATATATacatattatacacacacacacacacacacacacacacacatctatatatgtatgtatagatAATTGTAATTACATACTATATATTGTATATACCAATACATAACATACACTACCTATTTCTTCTAAGATGGCCAGTTCACAATGCAGTGTGTTCATGAAGCCAGTTGCCATCAACTATTTCCACAGCAAAGAATAGAATACATTCCAAGTCAGAAAAAGAGTAAGAATGCCGGCAGAAGCCATTTCATGCTTAACATGAAACATCTCAATTTGAACATTTTTTGACATTTTATCTTAATGTCTCTGTGCCCTAAGGCATAACATGATTCCAAGGGACCAACTTTATGATCACCTCATGGGGCTAGATGATTATGGCATTTCACAGTACGAAGGAGAAGCAGAAGCTTGTAGAATgattctctctcatctccactCTGCGATCAGACTGAAATACAGTTGACACATATCCAGTTGATGTTTGTGCTTGTCTATTGTAGGTGTTACCCACCAgaataaatacatatatatattaacAGTATACATATACAGATACATATAGTAGAATTGTTCTTATGATTTATGAGGGACTGTCCGCTTGTttcatttttttggggggggggggggtttgttttttgtttgctctg includes the following:
- the fsta gene encoding follistatin-A isoform X3 encodes the protein MLRMLRRHQIHPGMILILVWLCHFIEDQKVQAGNCWLQQGKNGRCQVLYMPGMNREECCRSGRLGTSWTEEDVPNSTLFRWMIFNGGAPNCVPCKETCDNVDCGPGKRCKMNRRSKPRCVCAPDCSNVTWKGPVCGSDGKTYRDECALLKSKCKGHPDLEVQYQGKCKKTCRDVLCPGSSTCVVDQTNNAYCVTCNRICPEVTSPDQYLCGNDGIVYASACHLRRATCLLGRSIGVAYEGKCIKAKSCDDIQCSAGKKCLWDARMGRGRCALCEDACPDSRSEEAVCASDNTTYPSECAMKQAACTQGVLLEVKHSGSCN
- the fsta gene encoding follistatin-A isoform X2 — translated: MLRMLRRHQIHPGMILILVWLCHFIEDQKVQAGNCWLQQGKNGRCQVLYMPGMNREECCRSGRLGTSWTEEDVPNSTLFRWMIFNGGAPNCVPCKETCDNVDCGPGKRCKMNRRSKPRCVCAPDCSNVTWKGPVCGSDGKTYRDECALLKSKCKGHPDLEVQYQGKCKKTCRDVLCPGSSTCVVDQTNNAYCVTCNRICPEVTSPDQYLCGNDGIVYASACHLRRATCLLGRSIGVAYEGKCIKAKSCDDIQCSAGKKCLWDARMGRGRCALCEDACPDSRSEEAVCASDNTTYPSECAMKQAACTQGVLLEVKHSGSCNSTMYSSI
- the fsta gene encoding follistatin-A isoform X1, with the protein product MLRMLRRHQIHPGMILILVWLCHFIEDQKVQAGNCWLQQGKNGRCQVLYMPGMNREECCRSGRLGTSWTEEDVPNSTLFRWMIFNGGAPNCVPCKETCDNVDCGPGKRCKMNRRSKPRCVCAPDCSNVTWKGPVCGSDGKTYRDECALLKSKCKGHPDLEVQYQGKCKKTCRDVLCPGSSTCVVDQTNNAYCVTCNRICPEVTSPDQYLCGNDGIVYASACHLRRATCLLGRSIGVAYEGKCIKAKSCDDIQCSAGKKCLWDARMGRGRCALCEDACPDSRSEEAVCASDNTTYPSECAMKQAACTQGVLLEVKHSGSCNSITEDQEEEEDEDDQDYMAYIHLSPLLDG